In the genome of Thunnus thynnus chromosome 6, fThuThy2.1, whole genome shotgun sequence, the window TGATGAATGTACTGGTGACAGTGGGAGTAAGCACAGAGCACCAGGACGAATTCCTGCCAAAGAGAGATGGATATATTTACCAGTGGAGCACAGTCCACTCAGCCTTGACAGGGAGAGGGTTGGATGGCTCGTCAGCACAAGACCTCGGTGGCGTGTCCCTGAAGTGAGAACTTTGGCTGCACAGACAAACTGGTTAAGGTCTGTATCACTGAGTGGTGCCTGAAGAGGAGCATCAGGGGCTGGTACATTGATTGTTGCCAGCCAACACAATGGCTGACGCTCACTTGTCTGGCTCTGTAGGAAGCTACAATAGCAGCTCTCCTACCACCAGTGCTTGGAACATTACTGGCAGCGGCCCATGGTTGCTGTCCTTCATGCTGACTGTCATCATCCTCATGACAGTGTGTGGCAACATGTTGCTTATCGCTTTGGTGTTCGCCCATCGCTCTTTGCGTTGCACCTCAAACTGTTTCTTGGTGTCACTGTTCCTGTCTGATCTAATGGTGGCACTAGTGGTCATGCCCCCAGCCATGCTCAATGTGCTGTGTGGTGCCTGGGTGCTGTGGCCAGCCTTTTGCCCGGTCTGGCTTTGCTTTGACGTCATGTGCTGTAGCGCATCCATTCTCAACCTATGTGTGATCAGCCTGGACCGTTACCTCTTCATCATCTCACCACTACGCTACAAGCAGAGGATGACCCTACCTCGGGCGTTGCTCCTGGTAGGAGCTGCATGGGGGTTGGCAGCACTGGCTTCCTTCCTGCCCATTGAGATGAAATGGCACAGTTTAGGTCATGGTAGTGGACACTCATCGGTCCCTGGGGTCAGCAGTTCTAACATCAGCTCCTACTCTGACACACTGTACCCAGCATCCTACTTTCAGCATTCACCATCTGGAGGCCTTTCCTTCCAGTGCCGTCTGCGGGTCACCCTGCCCTTTGCTCTTGTGGCATCTGTACTCACATTCTTTTTGCCCTCCAGCGCCATTTGCTTCACCTACTGTCGGATTCTTCTGGCAGCACGTAGGCAGGCGAAGAGGGTCGCAGCACTGAGCCACCCACCACACCCTCATCCTTCTCTCGGGGAACCTTCCCGGCCTCCTTCACCTGGGGGTGCAGCAGGGCAAGCTCACCAGGACGGAGATGACTGCAGTCACCAGGAGCCTCCTGTGTCACATAATGTACCGGTAAGACAGAGAGACCAGACAGTAAAGCAAGTGTATGAGTGCCAGTCATACAGGTTTCTTACCCAAGACATTGAATAAACTAGTGGACAATTACTAAATGAAATGCCTGATAAAAATCATCAGTGATTCTAAAATAGTGGACTGCCCCTTAAGTGGAGCAGCCATTCACGAGAGTAGGAGTTAAAAAGATTGATTATGTGAGTGGAAAAGGAAGCACAAAGATAATAACCAAATTACAGTTATTCATCTATTGTAAGAATTGTCATGCTTGactttttcttgacattttaaaattttgacatAATACTGCTCATACCTACATCTCATACCACTCCATTTATACTGTTGAAATGTACTCCTAAattcatcagcatcatcatcaaagTGCAGCGATTATGCACATTGAGATGGTTATGGTTAGTATTAAAGGCCACCATATGCTTCAAACATGAACATCTTAAAATATGCTGTTAGAAAGAATTTAAGGCAGCCAGATTTACATTTAAGAGTAAATTCCTgtaaaattataatattttttaccCTCAAGCTTATAAGAAAAGCAGATAGCTGTTTTCTGCAATTAGAAAGATGCACAATtgcatacagacatacagattCTTGACCCACCTTTGAGTTTAGCAATGAACATGACCAGAGTGGAGGCTTACAGCTTTTCCACTGAGGCTTTTTACTAATAaagacatgttgacatgttaaTATGGCAAAGAGCTTGTGATGATATTAAAGGCTGATATTATAATGCATCAGATGTCACTGAACATGAACCCATAGAGAGCAAAGGAAAATTTACAGAACAAAGGTAGAGCATTCCCTCTATTGGTAAGGACCAATAGAAGGAATGCTGCACAAATGTGTGCtcatatgaatttaaaactgtattcatcatcatcaggctATAAAAAGAATCATGAAGAATCATGAAGAGATGCAATCTCCATGTAGATATAACACCACAGCATATGATGTAAAGCTGGAGATGTTCTGTTCTTTAGTCATTTTAACCCAGTTTGTCATTTGACCCAGTAAAAGGGAAGAGGTGTAAAACCTGCCCAGAAATCATGGTGAGAAAAGTATAGAGTGTCAGATGTGCTTCCCCTGTCTGCAAGGATCACAGCCTCGTAGCCACATTTTCCTGCAGTaaaacccccacacacacatatgtttgGTGAATTaacacacagtttttaaaatttccCCCCTAAGTAGCTTTAAAATCATCTTATTCTGTCTCATAGCATCATGTATTAACAGGTAACATGTAGTAGCTTGTTCCAACTCTTCATTGAAACTACATTTAGCCTAACAAGTGTAATAGGggttaatatttttttactataaatattcttgagaaatgaaaaagaaaaggaatgaAAATACTTGTATTTAATAaaatttttaaaggaatagtttgacattttgggggaATACACTCATTCGCTGAGAGTTAAATCAGATAATAGCGCTCTGATGTTTGTACACTAAATATGGAGCTGGAGCCAGTTGGCAacaattagcctagcttagcattaagactggaagcaggaggaaacagctagcctggctctgtccaaaggtaagaaaaatctgcctactagcacctctaattaacatgttatatctcatttgtttaagaaatgtaaaaactaagAGTTTGGTTTTACAGCCAAGAAATTGTTTCAAccaaacttttttgtttttacactggttgtatggattaaacaaaccagATATAATTAGGTGCTTGtaagtggatttttttaatctttggaCACAGCCAAGTTAGCattttccccctgcttccagactttgtgctaagctaagctaatcacctgcTAGCCCCAATTTGACATTTAGCGacagtggtattgatcttctcatctctctTATACTTTAATTCATTaacttgatttttaaaaaaaaaaaaaaaaaaaaaaaaaagcttgaaatTATACACAAATCCATAAAGGAAGTCAACATTGACTATTAAAAGATGGGTTCATAattcttcaagtctgtcttaaaacaacagtcaggagcccaaatgaacagtgaaacatgtgtttcttgctgtaatcattcctcctgtgcatactgaccattagaagatctcttcatgatgcacttacaatgtaagtgatggggggaaATCCACACTCCTCCTGTGgaataatgtatttaaaagtttatctgaagctaatatgaagcttcagccgtccaaatgagtcaaatcaagtagatatatttcaacgttacagtctttttagtgccaaagtccctttttttgttactagacttccaccgcagctctacagggaaacactgtctgaggaaacacaaagagggaatttgatgctaaaaagactaaatgtggcagatatccacttgatatgactaactcagactgctgaagcctcatataagattaagattaaatgcttttttgcactaaatgactgtgtggaaacactgtggattttggcccccatcacttacattgaaagaacatttgaaggggatcttttaatagccagtatgaacaggaggaatgattacagcgaggaaaacctcttccaGTGTTTACATGGCCACCTGATCTGTTTTAAGACCAACTAGAAAAAACTTTGAACCTGTCCATTAACTAGCTTGTCAAAGACGCCACATTGATGTACCCGGAGAAGCTTTtccaaaaatacaaatgcaaGTGAGGGAGATTGATATTCTATCTATAATTCTGggattttctctctcactccacTGTTGTCCACAGCCGTCAGTGAACAGTGAGCGTCGTCTGGCTCACAGGCAGGGTCGGAGGGCACTGAAGGCCAGTCTGACACTGGGAGTCCTCCTGGGACTCTTCTTCAGCGCTTGGCTACCCTTTTTCATCACCAACATGGCTCAGGTCAGTAAAGGTACCAGACACTATCAGAGATATACTTTTAACACAGAGGTGTAGTTAAGAGGATTTATGCTTGTTTATAATTGAGATAGATGGTAGATGAGCTGAAAGGGGTGAACAGCCTCATCCAGGCTGCCTTCACCTTCAGTATAATCTCATGCCAGTGTGCTTTCTTCACCATAAACATTTGCAACCATTTTCCTCACCATTTAAAAAGTCTGATGTTGTTATGTGTCTTATTTTTTGGAGCAGCTCTCCTATTTCATTTATCCCAGTGATTCAG includes:
- the htr6 gene encoding 5-hydroxytryptamine receptor 6; the protein is MADAHLSGSVGSYNSSSPTTSAWNITGSGPWLLSFMLTVIILMTVCGNMLLIALVFAHRSLRCTSNCFLVSLFLSDLMVALVVMPPAMLNVLCGAWVLWPAFCPVWLCFDVMCCSASILNLCVISLDRYLFIISPLRYKQRMTLPRALLLVGAAWGLAALASFLPIEMKWHSLGHGSGHSSVPGVSSSNISSYSDTLYPASYFQHSPSGGLSFQCRLRVTLPFALVASVLTFFLPSSAICFTYCRILLAARRQAKRVAALSHPPHPHPSLGEPSRPPSPGGAAGQAHQDGDDCSHQEPPVSHNVPPSVNSERRLAHRQGRRALKASLTLGVLLGLFFSAWLPFFITNMAQAVCECVPPALFDAITWLGYCNSTMNPIIYPLFMRDFKQALGKLLPCCSSRSPRRPSPALSLSLRNSGEMNIASSPPSLLASDPTHPPATATDAVNLLDAEHAGIELPLLLPNQVDTLD